A genomic window from Syngnathus typhle isolate RoL2023-S1 ecotype Sweden linkage group LG18, RoL_Styp_1.0, whole genome shotgun sequence includes:
- the LOC133143108 gene encoding cyclin-dependent kinase 8-like has translation MSDIHVEGEKLDKPPAYQDQPQVYFNQPQMYDAQPQMYQAQPQMYAAQPQMYMTQPEMHQPQMYPNPPQMYAAQPQVYIAQPQAYSMQEGQPKMHENETYQSQSKRVHTSETRDDHDGGSKCPKCCRKTGSCLMSPECGRALQISSVIAMCGMCLRFFV, from the exons ATGTCTGACATTCACGTCGAGGGCGAGAAGTTGGACAAGCCTCCTGCGTACCAGGATCAGCCTCAGGTGTACTTTAACCAACCTCAGATGTACGACGCTCAACCGCAAATGTACCAGGCCCAACCTCAGATGTATGCTGCCCAGCCTCAGATGTACATGACCCAGCCTGAGATGCACCAGCCTCAAATGTATCCAAATCCGCCTCAGATGTACGCCGCTCAGCCTCAGGTGTATATTGCCCAGCCACAAGCCTACTCGATGCAAGAGGGCCAGCCTAAAATGCATGAAAATGAGACATACCAGTCTCAGTCTAAGAGAGTCCATACGTCTGAGACCAGGGACGACCACGATGGAGGCAGCAAGTGCCCCAAATGCTGCCGGAAGACAGGGAGTTGCCTCATGAGCCCTGAGTGCGGCCGGGCGCTGCAGATCTCCAGCGTGATCGCCATGTGCGGAATGTGTCtgcgtttttttgtgt aa